From a single Acidobacteriota bacterium genomic region:
- the flgG gene encoding flagellar basal-body rod protein FlgG: protein MIRALYTAASGMNAQQTNIDNIAHNLSNVNTAGFKKSRVEFEDLVYQQITQPGSPTSTSGESPTGLLIGLGTRAVATARDFAQGNMRATSAPLDLAIEGRGFFQVTLPDGQLGYTRSGALHLNNEGGLVTAEGYRIEPQIAIPENATSVSISKDGIVSVALAGQTASQEVGTIELAAFVNPAGLQAIGGNVFVPTTASGEPTTGVPGTDGIGTVLQGFLEESNVSVVEEMVNMILGQRAYEANSRVVRAADEMLGQVNQMAR from the coding sequence ATGATTCGAGCACTCTACACGGCGGCGAGCGGGATGAACGCCCAGCAGACCAACATCGACAACATTGCGCACAACCTGTCGAACGTGAACACGGCCGGCTTCAAGAAGAGCCGCGTGGAGTTCGAGGACCTGGTCTACCAGCAGATCACGCAGCCCGGCAGCCCCACGTCGACGAGCGGGGAGTCGCCGACGGGACTGTTGATCGGCCTCGGGACCCGCGCGGTGGCGACCGCGCGCGATTTCGCGCAGGGCAACATGCGGGCAACGAGCGCGCCGCTCGACCTCGCCATCGAGGGACGCGGGTTCTTTCAGGTCACGCTGCCCGACGGGCAACTCGGGTACACCCGCAGCGGGGCACTGCACCTCAACAACGAGGGTGGACTCGTGACCGCCGAGGGCTACCGCATCGAGCCTCAGATAGCGATTCCCGAGAACGCCACGTCCGTGAGCATCTCGAAAGACGGCATCGTCTCGGTGGCGCTCGCTGGCCAGACGGCTTCACAGGAGGTCGGAACGATCGAGCTGGCCGCGTTCGTCAATCCGGCGGGATTGCAGGCCATCGGCGGCAACGTCTTCGTGCCGACGACCGCGTCGGGTGAGCCCACGACCGGGGTGCCTGGGACCGACGGCATCGGCACGGTGCTGCAGGGGTTTCTCGAGGAGTCGAACGTGAGCGTCGTCGAGGAGATGGTCAACATGATCCTCGGCCAGCGGGCGTACGAAGCCAATTCGCGCGTGGTGCGCGCGGCCGACGAGATGCTCGGCCAGGTCAACCAGATGGCCAGGTAG